A stretch of the Filimonas lacunae genome encodes the following:
- a CDS encoding polysaccharide deacetylase family protein, with protein sequence MTSRKEFLKTAGLLGMAGVVTSSGAWAQQQPQSAKKPAVKSKWADGSRLVVSVSMQFEAGGQPDNAESPFPQNMEKGYKDLPGETWFQYGYKEGIPRMLDNWDKYGIKVTSHMVGAAVLKNPALAKEVTDRGHEAAAHGMNWSREYDMSYEVEKKFIKDGVDAVKKVTGFTPVGYNANWLRRGENTLKILQELGFTYHIDDLSRDEPFIIQVNNKDFAVVPYTLRNNDIMLISGDKFSIDQFFNQVKAEFDQLYEESAYRRRQMSISFHDRIGGSPQMVKVTGELLAYMQKHTGVVFKRKDEIAQLTLADKSAIRE encoded by the coding sequence ATGACTAGCAGAAAGGAATTTTTAAAAACAGCAGGCCTGCTGGGAATGGCAGGCGTTGTAACCAGCTCAGGAGCCTGGGCGCAACAACAACCGCAAAGCGCTAAAAAGCCGGCCGTAAAAAGCAAATGGGCCGATGGTTCGCGCCTGGTAGTTTCAGTGTCGATGCAGTTTGAAGCCGGTGGACAACCTGATAATGCCGAAAGCCCATTTCCGCAAAACATGGAAAAAGGGTATAAGGATCTGCCCGGCGAAACCTGGTTTCAATACGGTTATAAAGAAGGCATACCCCGCATGCTGGATAACTGGGATAAATACGGTATTAAGGTAACCTCGCACATGGTAGGGGCGGCAGTGTTGAAGAATCCCGCTTTAGCGAAAGAAGTTACCGACCGCGGACACGAAGCCGCTGCACATGGCATGAACTGGAGCCGTGAGTATGATATGAGCTACGAGGTGGAGAAAAAGTTTATTAAAGACGGCGTAGATGCTGTTAAAAAGGTTACCGGTTTTACACCTGTAGGCTATAATGCCAATTGGTTGCGCAGGGGCGAAAACACCCTGAAAATATTGCAGGAACTGGGATTTACTTATCATATTGATGATCTTAGTCGCGATGAGCCTTTTATTATACAGGTAAACAATAAAGACTTTGCAGTGGTACCTTACACCCTGCGTAATAACGATATCATGTTGATATCAGGCGATAAGTTTAGCATAGATCAGTTTTTTAACCAGGTAAAAGCCGAGTTTGATCAATTATATGAAGAAAGCGCCTATCGTCGCAGGCAAATGAGCATCAGCTTTCACGATCGCATAGGCGGTTCGCCACAAATGGTTAAAGTAACCGGAGAGCTACTGGCCTATATGCAAAAACATACCGGCGTAGTGTTTAAACGGAAAGACGAAATAGCCCAGCTGACATTGGCTGATAAATCGGCCATCCGCGAATAA
- a CDS encoding beta strand repeat-containing protein produces the protein MKKKLLFCLACLLFVIIGMAQSPDGNGVFFVKKGGTGNQRGDSWSNAIAELSTALKAAKTINASAAGAIKEIWVSGGTYNPQYVINFSANTLISIDNRDNSFLMVKDVKVYGGFAGTETSVAARDLSVTANASILSGDLKTQGDYSDNAYHVVSASGAVGTALLDGFTITGGNANGSTAAVIVNSNSFTRNNGAGIFLVKAAPSFTNIQVIGNIGANYGLGVCIVENATAVVSFTNAVISGNGGGELGGGVGASHSDVNFTNVTICGNSSTKGAGTYAYNGCKLTYNNSIMYGNSGGLVGDAGQYGTYTLSAQYSLLQGIAANVANHILDPATDPLFFNAPSFTTVPFSNGNYAIRSNSPLINAGSNSLFAGLGANTKDLAGNSRVKDYSSGGIIDIGANEYQVAPGSNGVIYVKKGSNGNGSSWNFAAAEVADALKAAAVLNAQTAGKVKQIWVAAGTYLPLYAFNDLNSAVATDRNNGFVVVKDVKMYGGFAGTETDITARNIAANRSILSGDIGVAGTATDNAYHVLMTIGDAGSASVNGFTVSGGRADGSLYPVANSLPVYQGYGGGAFVTNTNCEFTNVIFNDNYSRGTAGGAYVYNGTDAQSVTFSQCTFSNNKSNNSSAGAIYFYGSQATWLLDSVTVVGNSCSSSGGGINSSNGTLTINRSVIKDNVAGVGGGGLYAGISTVIITNSIVSGNNAAFSGGGINFSSVSSGSGVKNVVITGNKAGNMGGGVYNSGSATLFTNVTFAGNSGAGLYNYATNTILLPTVQNSIVYGNSAGIENNNASYKTVISYSLVQGEAVNSSLHIINETTDPEFVNAPDFSTAPFSTGNYSLSNASAVIDSGSNNLFVGLDASSFDAAGNARVTNYSNNGIIDMGAYEAAAGTQKITSPGYIVRTYGEGSFEPGATNNSGLSLSYSSADNSIAQAYQDAADGNKWKIAIKKAGKVLITISQAGGGTYLPASDTFNVIINKAILTITAKDTVKTYTGTAFTGGNDVTYAGFVYSDDQAVALTGTLTYTGTSQGATNVNSYTIIPGGLTAESYTITYTAGALTINKANLTVTAKDSTKVYNGLAFTGGNGVTYTGLVNNETGAVLGGSVTYSGTSQGAVNVNTYVITPAGLTSGNYDIHYANGSLYISQAVLTVTAKDSAKIYDGLSFTGGNGVTYTGLVNNETAFVLGGH, from the coding sequence ATGAAAAAAAAACTACTCTTTTGCCTTGCCTGTTTACTGTTTGTAATTATTGGAATGGCCCAAAGCCCTGACGGCAATGGTGTTTTCTTTGTAAAAAAAGGCGGCACCGGAAATCAAAGAGGGGATAGCTGGAGTAATGCAATAGCCGAACTGTCTACTGCTTTAAAGGCTGCAAAAACTATTAATGCATCAGCCGCAGGTGCTATTAAAGAAATATGGGTTAGCGGGGGCACTTATAACCCCCAATATGTTATTAATTTCTCTGCAAACACCCTCATTAGTATAGATAACCGGGACAATTCTTTTTTAATGGTAAAGGATGTAAAGGTGTACGGAGGTTTTGCCGGTACCGAAACCTCGGTTGCAGCAAGAGATTTGTCGGTTACTGCTAACGCTAGTATATTAAGTGGTGATTTAAAAACGCAAGGCGATTACTCCGATAATGCATATCATGTAGTATCGGCATCAGGAGCTGTAGGTACAGCGTTACTCGATGGGTTTACCATTACTGGTGGTAATGCAAATGGCAGCACAGCTGCTGTTATTGTTAATTCAAACAGCTTTACCAGGAATAATGGTGCCGGAATATTCCTGGTAAAGGCCGCCCCCTCTTTTACTAACATACAAGTTATCGGAAACATTGGTGCTAATTATGGATTGGGGGTTTGTATTGTGGAAAATGCCACTGCCGTTGTCTCTTTTACTAACGCAGTTATAAGCGGAAATGGCGGAGGTGAATTAGGCGGTGGAGTTGGGGCAAGCCATTCCGATGTTAATTTCACTAATGTAACTATTTGCGGCAATAGTAGTACAAAGGGAGCTGGAACATATGCTTATAATGGCTGCAAGCTTACTTACAATAACAGTATTATGTATGGTAATAGTGGCGGTTTGGTTGGCGATGCAGGCCAGTATGGAACATACACGCTTAGTGCACAATATTCCCTGCTGCAAGGCATAGCTGCCAATGTGGCCAATCATATATTAGATCCTGCTACCGATCCTTTGTTTTTTAATGCTCCTTCTTTTACTACTGTACCATTTAGTAATGGTAATTATGCAATTCGCTCAAACAGTCCACTGATAAATGCAGGCAGCAATAGCTTGTTTGCGGGGCTGGGTGCCAATACCAAAGATTTGGCAGGCAATTCACGTGTAAAAGATTATTCCAGCGGAGGGATTATTGATATAGGTGCAAATGAATATCAGGTGGCACCTGGTTCAAATGGTGTTATATATGTAAAAAAAGGTAGCAATGGTAATGGCAGTAGCTGGAATTTTGCAGCAGCAGAAGTGGCCGATGCTTTGAAAGCAGCAGCTGTTTTGAATGCGCAAACCGCTGGCAAGGTAAAGCAGATATGGGTAGCGGCAGGTACTTATTTGCCATTATATGCATTCAACGATTTAAATAGCGCGGTGGCTACCGATCGCAATAACGGCTTTGTGGTGGTGAAAGATGTAAAAATGTATGGCGGCTTTGCAGGTACAGAAACGGATATTACTGCGCGTAATATAGCTGCCAATAGAAGCATTTTAAGTGGCGATATTGGTGTAGCGGGCACTGCAACTGATAACGCTTACCATGTATTGATGACAATAGGCGATGCAGGCTCTGCATCTGTCAATGGTTTTACAGTTTCAGGTGGCAGGGCAGATGGTAGTTTATACCCGGTTGCCAACAGCTTGCCTGTTTATCAGGGGTATGGTGGCGGTGCTTTTGTTACTAACACTAATTGCGAATTCACCAATGTGATATTTAACGATAATTATTCAAGAGGAACTGCAGGTGGGGCTTATGTATATAATGGTACAGATGCTCAGTCTGTAACATTCAGTCAATGCACCTTCAGTAACAATAAATCTAATAACAGTAGCGCGGGAGCTATATATTTTTATGGGTCACAGGCTACCTGGCTTTTAGACTCAGTTACTGTGGTGGGTAACTCTTGTTCCAGTAGCGGAGGCGGAATAAATTCATCTAATGGTACACTTACCATTAACCGTTCGGTAATTAAAGACAATGTAGCTGGTGTTGGAGGTGGGGGGCTTTATGCAGGTATTTCCACTGTGATAATAACCAACAGCATTGTTAGCGGCAACAATGCTGCTTTCAGCGGTGGGGGAATCAATTTTTCATCAGTGAGTTCGGGCTCCGGTGTCAAAAACGTTGTCATTACTGGCAATAAAGCGGGAAACATGGGTGGTGGTGTGTATAATAGCGGCTCTGCAACATTATTTACCAATGTTACCTTTGCGGGTAATTCAGGCGCAGGTTTATATAATTATGCCACTAACACTATATTGCTTCCCACAGTACAAAACAGTATTGTATATGGTAACAGTGCAGGTATTGAAAATAATAACGCCAGTTATAAAACAGTTATCAGTTACAGCCTGGTGCAGGGAGAAGCTGTTAACAGTAGTTTGCACATCATCAATGAAACCACTGATCCTGAATTTGTAAATGCACCTGATTTTAGTACAGCCCCGTTCTCTACTGGCAATTATAGCTTGTCTAATGCCAGTGCAGTAATTGATTCCGGTAGTAATAATTTGTTTGTTGGTTTGGATGCCAGTTCATTTGATGCGGCAGGCAATGCCCGCGTAACCAATTATAGCAATAATGGTATCATTGATATGGGGGCTTATGAAGCAGCAGCAGGAACACAAAAAATAACTTCACCCGGGTATATAGTGAGAACATATGGAGAGGGAAGTTTTGAACCAGGGGCAACCAATAATTCCGGATTATCACTATCTTATTCTTCTGCAGATAATTCCATTGCTCAGGCATACCAGGATGCCGCTGATGGTAATAAATGGAAAATTGCTATTAAAAAGGCAGGCAAAGTGCTTATTACCATAAGCCAGGCAGGGGGAGGCACTTATTTACCCGCCAGCGATACTTTTAATGTTATTATAAACAAAGCTATTTTAACCATTACAGCAAAAGATACAGTAAAAACCTACACCGGCACAGCTTTTACGGGCGGCAATGATGTTACTTACGCTGGTTTTGTTTACAGCGATGACCAGGCTGTGGCTTTAACAGGAACGTTAACTTATACAGGAACTTCGCAGGGGGCTACCAATGTAAATAGTTACACCATCATACCCGGTGGGCTGACTGCGGAAAGCTATACTATTACCTATACAGCAGGTGCCTTAACAATAAACAAAGCCAATTTGACTGTTACTGCAAAAGATAGTACCAAAGTGTACAACGGTTTAGCATTTACCGGTGGTAATGGTGTTACGTATACTGGTTTGGTAAACAATGAAACGGGAGCGGTATTAGGTGGTTCTGTAACCTACTCCGGAACTTCACAGGGAGCCGTAAATGTAAACACATATGTAATAACTCCCGCCGGTTTAACTTCCGGTAACTATGATATTCATTATGCAAATGGTTCTTTATATATCAGCCAGGCTGTTTTAACTGTTACTGCAAAAGACAGTGCTAAAATATACGATGGCTTGTCTTTTACTGGCGGCAATGGTGTCACCTATACGGGTTTGGTAAACAATGAAACAGCATTTGTATTGGGGGGACATTAA
- a CDS encoding MBG domain-containing protein produces MSFTGGNGVSYSGFVNNENATVLTGSITYSGTAQGAVNVNAYVITPGGLTAGNYAVSYVNGALIINKAEVIITADNKARCFAEINPGFTVSYAGFVHGEDSLVLSALPVAQTIATTQTVAGNYDIIPTGAVADNYNFSYVNGTLTIHALPVSNLTAIQGTILCGTSATLPISASGAYSFAWLHDNTAIAETTATLTVAETGMYAAVATDGFGCKATVANNIAITRLLAPQVAFNYNSYCVDKAVNFTNTSDITFSGVVNYTWSSGNGESSSNISPQFTYSAAGNYTVSLIVTPQNCPTLAVTASQVIPVEAETPGIRLTQLNAQPETTITLQARNLLNASYSWLPATGLSNASIAAPNAVLQKDQDYLVEMSFPSGCVATDSLHVSVYLASDILVPNVFSANGDGQNDILYANLRGMKKLNYFRVFNRWGKKIFESFDMARGWDGTCNGELQPLATYVWVAEGVDNNGNTIRRQGSVTLLR; encoded by the coding sequence ATGTCCTTTACAGGCGGTAACGGCGTTAGTTATTCCGGTTTTGTAAATAATGAAAATGCAACGGTGCTGACTGGTTCAATAACCTATAGTGGTACCGCGCAGGGCGCCGTAAATGTAAATGCTTATGTAATAACTCCGGGTGGTTTAACCGCTGGCAACTATGCTGTTAGTTATGTGAACGGTGCATTGATTATTAATAAAGCGGAGGTGATTATTACAGCGGATAACAAAGCACGTTGTTTTGCAGAAATTAACCCTGGTTTTACGGTGAGTTATGCTGGTTTTGTACACGGTGAAGATAGCCTCGTATTAAGCGCATTACCTGTTGCCCAAACCATTGCTACCACACAAACCGTAGCCGGCAATTACGATATTATACCAACAGGAGCAGTGGCTGATAATTACAATTTCTCCTATGTCAATGGAACATTAACCATTCACGCACTGCCGGTAAGCAATTTAACAGCAATACAGGGTACTATTCTTTGTGGTACCAGTGCAACACTTCCCATAAGCGCATCGGGTGCTTACAGTTTTGCATGGCTGCACGATAATACAGCTATAGCAGAAACCACCGCAACTTTGACCGTTGCAGAAACCGGAATGTATGCTGCCGTGGCTACGGATGGTTTTGGGTGTAAAGCCACTGTAGCCAACAATATTGCAATTACCCGTTTATTGGCTCCACAGGTAGCATTTAATTATAATAGTTATTGTGTAGATAAAGCAGTCAACTTTACTAATACGTCCGATATCACGTTCAGCGGCGTTGTAAACTATACCTGGAGCAGCGGTAATGGTGAAAGTAGCAGTAATATTTCACCTCAGTTCACATATAGTGCAGCGGGTAATTATACAGTTTCTTTAATCGTAACACCGCAAAACTGTCCTACCCTGGCAGTAACTGCTTCGCAGGTAATACCGGTAGAAGCAGAAACACCAGGTATACGGTTAACGCAGTTGAATGCGCAACCCGAAACAACGATAACTTTACAGGCGCGAAATTTGCTCAACGCAAGCTATAGCTGGTTGCCTGCTACAGGCCTCTCTAATGCTTCTATTGCTGCCCCCAATGCAGTTTTACAAAAAGACCAGGATTACCTGGTAGAAATGTCGTTTCCTTCAGGTTGTGTTGCCACAGATAGCCTGCATGTTAGTGTATACCTGGCAAGTGATATACTGGTACCTAATGTGTTTTCTGCAAACGGAGATGGGCAGAATGATATACTATACGCCAATTTACGGGGCATGAAAAAATTGAACTATTTCAGAGTATTTAATCGATGGGGTAAAAAGATATTCGAATCGTTTGATATGGCAAGAGGATGGGATGGCACCTGCAACGGTGAATTACAGCCGCTGGCTACCTATGTATGGGTGGCGGAAGGGGTTGACAATAATGGTAACACTATACGAAGGCAAGGCTCAGTAACCTTATTAAGATAG
- a CDS encoding DUF5007 domain-containing protein: MKRYILALFIITGSLVACSKIVPGFLSNTLGYTGKEIICKRGLVYQASDKINYDGSTPPVTFALLNLRDSATGKAAPVEFTTLYEVMQFKPGLSFNIATDTTVDILNAKRQLNKIPPYNFNTTSGQIVFNRGTKNLPVGMYNFDIEATNANGTKFYPSAGFIHVMDPTDDDMFTLSSTFANAFDDITAATTAMKTPKISFTKQSDDGSSVILKITDKNGVPFNPLKGEVIKRGDRPYFPTYAKFHPIVFTDTAMVCNFELAPFPLSTYVDNTGYSWGYLQYYRIPSSYVAIDGMPSTTGYSANPVFAFKINLEGTYVVEVKLTDAVHK; the protein is encoded by the coding sequence ATGAAACGATATATATTGGCGTTATTCATTATCACAGGCAGTTTAGTTGCCTGCAGCAAAATAGTGCCGGGCTTTTTAAGTAATACATTGGGCTATACAGGTAAGGAAATCATTTGCAAAAGAGGGCTGGTATACCAGGCTTCTGATAAAATCAATTATGATGGCAGTACCCCTCCTGTTACTTTTGCACTGTTAAACCTGCGCGATAGTGCCACGGGAAAGGCTGCACCAGTGGAGTTTACTACCTTGTATGAAGTGATGCAGTTTAAACCTGGTTTAAGCTTTAACATTGCTACTGATACAACTGTTGACATTTTAAATGCTAAAAGGCAGCTGAATAAAATTCCTCCATACAATTTCAACACCACCAGCGGTCAGATTGTATTTAACAGAGGTACTAAAAACCTTCCTGTAGGCATGTATAATTTTGACATAGAGGCTACCAATGCCAATGGCACCAAGTTTTATCCATCAGCTGGTTTTATACATGTAATGGACCCTACGGATGATGACATGTTTACCTTGTCATCTACCTTTGCTAATGCATTTGATGATATTACTGCTGCTACCACTGCTATGAAAACCCCTAAAATAAGCTTTACCAAACAAAGTGATGATGGCTCTTCGGTGATATTAAAGATTACCGACAAAAATGGAGTTCCTTTTAATCCTTTAAAGGGTGAGGTGATTAAACGTGGCGACAGGCCTTATTTCCCCACCTATGCTAAATTTCACCCGATAGTATTTACCGATACTGCTATGGTGTGCAACTTTGAATTGGCACCTTTTCCTTTGTCTACTTATGTAGACAATACAGGGTATAGCTGGGGATACTTACAGTATTACCGTATACCCAGCAGTTATGTAGCTATTGACGGTATGCCTTCTACCACAGGCTATTCAGCAAACCCGGTGTTTGCTTTTAAAATTAACCTGGAAGGCACCTATGTGGTAGAGGTAAAATTAACCGACGCTGTTCATAAATAA
- a CDS encoding RagB/SusD family nutrient uptake outer membrane protein, which produces MQVKILPAVSAVLAALLIFCFTSCNKVLNQEPVNSTYDGVFWKSVGDCNAALAGNYSLLRDALTYKSNSYYMYGDAVAQNYFTIQYTGDALEYIQGGDFTQNYNLNSLGNWSRFYKVIAMCNTIIKKVPAIDDKLLYKDISDVAAFKDKIVGQAFFIRAYCYFMLTRVWGEAPIELEAYDNPLTAPQLERSSRVAVMKQVEDDCHKAIAMLSWGYENTAEQAVMANKGSAYALLAHLYLWRATMTDATSNAPIMQDVQHADTTIDAVLTYGGYNFTDTANYSRMFIGRSSESIFEINMSEDNKEGSFEGIGLFFLPTQYLATATTNPRYYVPKRYLDDHYGFGGEWVWDEDAYAWIWNTFYDSTDVRFRHNFTNIRQPHPVCLKYSNVVYRSAQTKTDPYLSNNMILFRLSDMVLLKAEIALYKGDAATAAGIINDLRKRRGANEEHIADPSGTVEDVMYEYVLERGKELYLEGHVYWDLLRTRQYEPFIGWLTESRFKQSGYYWPVDPTLFRDNLKLSQTSYWKGKI; this is translated from the coding sequence ATGCAAGTGAAGATACTTCCTGCAGTTTCAGCTGTGCTGGCTGCTTTACTGATATTCTGTTTTACCTCGTGCAATAAGGTACTGAACCAGGAGCCTGTAAACTCTACCTACGATGGTGTGTTCTGGAAAAGTGTGGGCGATTGTAATGCTGCCCTCGCAGGCAATTACAGTTTATTGCGCGATGCACTTACCTACAAAAGCAACAGCTACTACATGTATGGCGATGCGGTAGCACAAAACTATTTTACCATACAATATACCGGTGATGCGCTGGAGTATATACAGGGTGGCGACTTTACCCAGAATTACAACCTCAACAGCCTGGGCAACTGGAGCCGGTTTTATAAGGTAATAGCCATGTGTAATACAATTATTAAGAAGGTGCCTGCCATTGACGATAAGTTGTTGTATAAAGACATAAGTGATGTAGCGGCTTTTAAAGACAAAATAGTGGGTCAGGCATTTTTTATAAGAGCTTACTGTTACTTTATGCTTACCCGTGTGTGGGGCGAAGCTCCCATTGAGCTGGAAGCATATGATAATCCACTTACTGCCCCACAGCTGGAGCGTTCGTCGCGTGTGGCAGTGATGAAACAGGTGGAGGATGATTGTCACAAAGCTATTGCTATGCTTTCCTGGGGCTATGAAAATACCGCTGAACAAGCCGTGATGGCCAACAAAGGATCGGCCTATGCCCTACTGGCACATTTGTATTTATGGCGGGCTACTATGACTGATGCCACCAGCAATGCACCTATTATGCAGGATGTGCAGCATGCAGATACTACCATTGATGCAGTACTTACTTATGGTGGTTATAATTTTACCGACACTGCCAATTACTCACGCATGTTTATAGGTCGCTCCTCTGAATCTATTTTTGAAATCAATATGAGCGAAGACAATAAAGAAGGCTCGTTTGAAGGCATCGGGCTGTTTTTTTTACCTACTCAATACCTGGCCACCGCCACTACTAACCCACGGTATTATGTACCCAAAAGATACCTCGACGATCATTATGGCTTTGGCGGAGAATGGGTTTGGGACGAGGATGCCTATGCCTGGATATGGAATACATTTTACGATTCAACGGATGTACGCTTCCGTCACAACTTTACCAACATAAGACAACCACACCCGGTTTGCTTAAAATACAGTAATGTGGTGTACCGCTCGGCTCAAACCAAAACAGATCCTTATTTAAGCAATAACATGATTCTTTTTCGCCTGAGCGACATGGTACTGTTAAAGGCAGAAATAGCCCTTTACAAAGGCGACGCTGCCACAGCTGCAGGTATCATCAATGATTTAAGAAAAAGGCGCGGCGCTAATGAAGAGCACATTGCTGACCCTTCCGGTACTGTAGAAGACGTGATGTATGAATATGTGCTGGAACGTGGCAAAGAATTGTACCTGGAAGGACATGTTTATTGGGACCTGCTACGCACGCGGCAATACGAACCTTTTATTGGGTGGCTAACAGAAAGCCGGTTTAAACAAAGCGGCTATTACTGGCCGGTAGATCCCACATTATTCAGAGATAATCTCAAATTAAGCCAGACATCTTATTGGAAGGGTAAAATTTAA